Proteins encoded in a region of the Novibacillus thermophilus genome:
- a CDS encoding ABC transporter substrate-binding protein: MSSSKLTKICAYSLIICHFVLLATSCSPSTVTPTTPESVPLDQPEPLSFEDDAGREITLPQKPQRIVVLSPQLLNLLYAVGGRAVARATSTGETVPETAENLEDVGGMTTVHTEKLLALKPDLVIGSTVFHRDLAGVLDESRVPFALFKLGTYSDLKEKAVLFGKIAGTEGKAKEELVKLDRQMNQLTAKVPANQAPTFIMLNVTPSSISVQRQNMIGLEVAAMLKMKNVAETLPASDTSPSTAPFSLEKIVELNPDFIFILIHGARTEGEHKIRSDLAGQPAWASLRAVKENRLAILPSDLFLSNPGFRLNESVEYLAKLVYPDVYGHGK, translated from the coding sequence ATGAGCTCCTCAAAACTTACAAAAATTTGTGCGTACTCGCTCATCATCTGTCATTTTGTGCTGTTGGCGACAAGCTGTTCGCCATCCACTGTAACTCCCACAACACCCGAATCTGTACCGCTCGATCAGCCGGAGCCATTGTCTTTTGAAGATGATGCCGGCCGGGAGATAACGTTGCCCCAAAAACCGCAGCGGATCGTCGTGCTGTCACCTCAACTGTTGAATTTACTATATGCCGTCGGGGGACGCGCAGTTGCCCGCGCCACATCGACAGGCGAAACGGTCCCGGAAACAGCGGAAAATCTGGAAGATGTCGGAGGGATGACGACAGTCCACACGGAAAAGCTGCTGGCGTTAAAGCCTGATCTCGTAATTGGGTCCACCGTTTTTCATCGCGACTTGGCCGGAGTGTTGGACGAAAGCCGTGTGCCGTTTGCCCTGTTTAAACTCGGTACATACTCGGACTTGAAAGAAAAAGCGGTATTGTTCGGCAAAATCGCCGGAACGGAAGGCAAGGCGAAAGAGGAGCTCGTAAAGCTGGATCGGCAGATGAACCAATTAACTGCCAAGGTTCCGGCTAATCAAGCGCCTACGTTTATCATGCTGAACGTGACTCCGAGCAGCATTTCCGTCCAGCGGCAGAACATGATCGGGCTCGAGGTAGCGGCGATGTTGAAAATGAAAAATGTGGCGGAAACGTTGCCCGCTTCGGATACGAGCCCGTCCACTGCCCCATTCAGTTTGGAAAAAATCGTCGAACTCAATCCGGATTTCATTTTTATTCTCATTCACGGCGCCAGAACAGAGGGTGAGCATAAAATCCGGTCCGATCTCGCTGGACAGCCTGCTTGGGCATCGCTCCGAGCCGTCAAAGAAAACCGATTGGCCATTTTGCCGTCAGATTTGTTCCTGTCCAATCCGGGCTTTCGGCTGAATGAATCGGTTGAGTATTTGGCAAAGCTCGTTTATCCGGACGTTTACGGTCATGGCAAGTAA
- a CDS encoding FecCD family ABC transporter permease: MNRLSIWQSSFIRTFTVMASNPFRVSVSRNVLVFIALTAAAFLGIAFGIGTGAVSISLVDIWQYLFHGYDGPMKEIVWNIRLPRTLVGAFVGANLALSGAILQAVMRNPLADPHIIGVSSGAGLFGVIVLILFPHMWSILTPVAFLGASGAAILIYLLAWRDGVQPVRLILAGVAVSSFLGSGISALLIFFSDRVDGALVFMVGGLSAKSWPELETILPYSVLGLCVALSGSSHLNVLALGDSNARGLGLPVEAVRLIMVATAALLAASAVSVAGLLGFVGLIVPHSVRLLVGSDYRILQPATALMGAAVVTFCDTFARMMFAPVELPVGIIMGVLGAPFFLYLLRREAG; encoded by the coding sequence ATGAATCGGTTGAGTATTTGGCAAAGCTCGTTTATCCGGACGTTTACGGTCATGGCAAGTAATCCGTTTCGCGTTTCAGTCTCCAGGAACGTTCTGGTGTTTATCGCTCTGACGGCGGCGGCTTTTCTTGGGATTGCGTTTGGCATCGGTACTGGAGCGGTATCGATTTCACTGGTGGACATCTGGCAGTACTTGTTTCACGGCTACGACGGTCCGATGAAGGAGATTGTGTGGAATATCCGCTTGCCCCGCACATTGGTTGGAGCGTTTGTGGGAGCCAATCTGGCTTTGTCTGGTGCGATCTTGCAAGCGGTCATGCGCAATCCGCTGGCTGACCCGCACATTATCGGCGTTTCGTCGGGAGCAGGACTGTTTGGTGTCATCGTGTTGATTTTATTTCCCCACATGTGGTCGATACTGACCCCGGTTGCTTTTCTCGGGGCCTCCGGAGCCGCGATCCTGATTTATTTGCTGGCCTGGAGAGATGGCGTCCAACCGGTTCGCCTCATTCTGGCTGGCGTTGCAGTATCGTCTTTTCTTGGCTCGGGTATTTCCGCCTTGCTGATTTTTTTTAGCGACCGAGTCGACGGAGCGCTCGTGTTTATGGTCGGCGGATTGTCTGCCAAAAGCTGGCCTGAGCTGGAAACGATCCTTCCTTATTCGGTTCTGGGTCTATGCGTGGCCCTTTCCGGCAGCTCGCATCTGAATGTGCTGGCACTGGGAGATTCGAACGCCCGGGGGCTCGGACTGCCCGTCGAGGCGGTTCGTCTCATCATGGTAGCGACAGCCGCTTTGCTCGCTGCGAGTGCGGTGAGCGTTGCCGGGCTGCTCGGTTTTGTGGGGCTGATCGTACCGCACTCGGTCCGTTTGCTCGTCGGCAGTGACTATCGGATCCTTCAGCCTGCTACTGCCTTGATGGGCGCTGCCGTCGTGACTTTTTGCGATACGTTCGCCCGCATGATGTTTGCGCCCGTGGAGCTTCCGGTCGGCATTATAATGGGCGTGCTTGGCGCACCGTTCTTTTTGTACTTGTTGAGGAGGGAAGCGGGATGA
- a CDS encoding ABC transporter ATP-binding protein, producing the protein MTALVLEEVTVKYQHRTVIDKLNWQVETGKIYSVIGPNGCGKSTLLKTIAGHLKPDRGEVLLDGKSIGSYSRRHLAKCVAMLQQSQDKLPEMTVRALVGYGRFPHKPMWGANRKEDEEIVEWAMAQTGTLPFAERKLSALSGGERQRVWIAMTLAQKTNLLLLDEPTTYLDVSHQWEIMELIADINRKYGITIVMVLHDINHAAACSDEIMVMSAGRMYASGTPEQVITEEMLGDVFGVKGLVERDTDSGRLNCLIRGLLGTANLPAGKTVKAT; encoded by the coding sequence ATGACGGCGTTGGTGCTGGAAGAAGTTACGGTCAAGTATCAGCATCGCACTGTGATCGACAAACTGAACTGGCAGGTGGAAACCGGTAAAATCTACAGTGTTATCGGCCCGAACGGATGCGGCAAGAGTACGCTGCTCAAAACGATCGCCGGCCACTTAAAACCAGACCGGGGAGAGGTTTTGCTGGATGGCAAATCGATCGGCAGCTATTCACGGCGGCACTTGGCGAAGTGTGTCGCCATGCTTCAGCAGAGTCAGGATAAGCTGCCGGAAATGACTGTGCGCGCGCTCGTCGGTTACGGGCGCTTTCCACATAAACCGATGTGGGGAGCCAACCGAAAGGAAGATGAGGAGATCGTAGAGTGGGCAATGGCACAGACCGGAACCCTCCCTTTTGCGGAGCGAAAGTTGTCCGCATTGTCCGGAGGCGAACGCCAGCGGGTTTGGATTGCGATGACGCTGGCGCAAAAGACGAATCTGTTGTTATTGGATGAACCGACGACTTATCTCGATGTGAGCCACCAATGGGAAATTATGGAGCTTATCGCTGACATTAACCGGAAGTACGGCATAACCATTGTCATGGTTTTGCATGACATTAACCATGCTGCCGCTTGCTCCGATGAAATTATGGTGATGAGCGCCGGTCGTATGTATGCGAGCGGCACTCCCGAGCAAGTCATCACCGAAGAAATGCTCGGCGACGTCTTTGGCGTGAAGGGTCTCGTGGAGCGGGATACTGACAGCGGCCGCTTGAACTGCCTCATCAGGGGACTGCTGGGAACGGCGAATCTTCCAGCGGGGAAAACGGTTAAGGCAACGTAA
- a CDS encoding ATP-binding protein translates to MNSEVFPFAAIVGQEMMKKGLLLNLVNMSLGGVLILGEKGTAKSTAVRALADLMPGLRVVNLPVSATEDRVVGTLDIEHAVREGEKRFEPGLLAAAHGHILYVDEINLLDDAIVDALLDAAAMGVNTVEREGISHSHPSRFVLIGTMNPEEGELRPQLLDRFALSVEVNGEREVTNRMEVIRRRLAFESDPVQFRRTYEKEQAELRRRVERARELLQRIEPSEDLLVWTATVGIRLGVDGHRADIMLMKTAMALAAFQGRTRIVPEDMVEAAMMVMPHRMRKRPFEEEAFDAEAIRTLLGDLQEVTHAP, encoded by the coding sequence GTGAACTCGGAAGTGTTTCCGTTTGCGGCGATTGTCGGGCAGGAAATGATGAAAAAGGGACTGCTGCTCAATCTTGTCAATATGAGTCTCGGCGGCGTATTAATCCTCGGCGAGAAAGGCACGGCCAAATCGACGGCGGTACGGGCGCTCGCCGATTTGATGCCTGGACTGCGCGTCGTCAATTTACCTGTCAGTGCTACGGAAGATCGCGTCGTCGGCACTTTGGATATTGAGCATGCGGTCCGGGAGGGGGAAAAACGGTTTGAGCCGGGGCTGTTGGCGGCGGCACACGGACATATTTTGTATGTGGATGAGATCAATTTGCTGGATGACGCGATTGTCGATGCGCTGCTCGATGCCGCTGCCATGGGGGTGAACACGGTGGAGAGAGAAGGGATATCGCATTCGCATCCGAGCCGGTTTGTGCTCATCGGCACCATGAATCCGGAAGAAGGCGAACTGCGTCCCCAGCTGCTGGACCGGTTCGCACTTTCAGTGGAAGTGAACGGAGAGCGCGAGGTGACGAACCGGATGGAGGTCATTCGCCGCCGATTGGCGTTCGAATCAGATCCCGTCCAATTCCGGCGAACGTACGAGAAGGAACAGGCGGAACTTCGCAGGCGGGTTGAACGCGCCCGAGAATTGCTCCAACGCATCGAACCGTCTGAGGATTTACTGGTATGGACCGCGACGGTCGGGATTCGACTGGGGGTGGACGGCCACCGCGCGGACATCATGTTAATGAAAACGGCCATGGCGCTCGCCGCGTTCCAGGGAAGGACTCGTATTGTGCCAGAGGATATGGTTGAAGCGGCGATGATGGTGATGCCACATCGCATGCGCAAGCGGCCGTTCGAAGAGGAGGCTTTCGACGCCGAAGCGATACGGACGCTTCTCGGGGATTTACAGGAGGTCACTCATGCGCCTTAA
- a CDS encoding VWA domain-containing protein yields the protein MRLNAAVYPFCAVVGQDRAKKALLLHAVNPLLKGVLLAGAPGTGKTTLVQGVAELLPERKRIDIPLTVDEDRLLGELDIAAAVRSGEPVFAPGLLAEADGHMVTVDNADLMPERHLKTILTAADCGNCESKSRERSDWKPSRFLLVGTLVPEEGKPMPAMLDRWGLYVRLETPADPSERAAVVSRLLAFDRNPDAFRHKFERETEALRKRVAAARGRLSTVHVSENVLRLAAEIAGEARCPGHRADILLLETARALAAWEGLSETTSHHLREAAGFVLPHRMMGALENPEVSTGEPSEGDQAREQMENSAPPHRSSEPSSPEPNDARQEDSDSRKQGGQVGQLEHTPPSVHPGDNVAESDYGHASNSEAHAIVETVGQEIDIRQFMFTPPCALQKANAGKRNRGGTGSSAGRYVRAEKPRGPLKDLAFDATFRTAAPYQRLRRERYGPNDRQLTLLIEPRDLRVKVRESRTGTALLFVVDASGSMNAGKRMKAVKGAVLSLLRDAYRQRDSVGLIAFRGRGAELLLGMTRSVELAEQKLKMMPVGGKTPLSAGLIKGLETIRSVSNKGSGLVPAMVVITDGKANVSFGSGLDPWRESRIAAQRVAAAGVRTLVIDTEEGFVQLGYARKLADDLQGSYYRLAELEADHIERAVRTLV from the coding sequence ATGCGCCTTAACGCTGCCGTGTATCCGTTTTGTGCCGTCGTCGGCCAAGACCGTGCAAAAAAAGCGCTCTTGCTTCATGCGGTCAACCCCTTGCTGAAAGGCGTGCTGTTGGCCGGCGCACCGGGCACAGGGAAGACGACCCTTGTGCAAGGCGTTGCCGAACTCTTGCCGGAGCGTAAGAGAATTGACATCCCCCTCACTGTCGACGAAGACCGGCTTTTAGGAGAATTGGATATCGCGGCTGCCGTTCGGAGCGGTGAGCCTGTGTTTGCCCCAGGTTTGCTCGCCGAGGCGGACGGGCACATGGTGACAGTCGACAACGCAGACCTAATGCCGGAGAGACATCTGAAAACAATTTTAACCGCCGCGGATTGTGGGAATTGCGAGTCGAAGAGCCGGGAACGGTCTGATTGGAAGCCATCACGGTTCCTGTTGGTCGGCACGTTGGTTCCGGAGGAGGGGAAGCCGATGCCCGCCATGTTGGATCGGTGGGGCTTGTACGTCCGTCTCGAAACGCCGGCGGATCCTTCAGAACGGGCGGCAGTCGTAAGCCGCTTATTGGCCTTCGATCGGAACCCTGATGCGTTCAGACACAAGTTTGAACGGGAGACAGAAGCTTTAAGAAAAAGAGTTGCCGCTGCAAGAGGGCGACTTTCGACCGTCCATGTCAGTGAGAACGTGCTGCGACTCGCAGCAGAAATTGCGGGGGAAGCCAGATGTCCGGGACACCGAGCAGATATCCTGCTGCTTGAAACGGCTAGGGCCCTTGCAGCGTGGGAGGGTCTCTCCGAAACGACGTCTCATCATCTGCGTGAAGCAGCCGGATTCGTGTTGCCGCATCGCATGATGGGAGCGTTGGAAAATCCGGAAGTTTCAACCGGGGAACCGTCCGAGGGGGATCAAGCGCGGGAGCAGATGGAGAACAGTGCACCCCCCCATCGTTCGAGTGAACCAAGCAGTCCCGAACCCAACGACGCTAGGCAAGAAGATTCGGATAGCCGGAAGCAAGGCGGCCAAGTTGGCCAACTTGAACACACACCCCCGTCCGTACATCCAGGCGACAACGTCGCCGAATCCGATTACGGCCACGCTTCTAACTCCGAAGCACACGCTATCGTTGAAACAGTTGGTCAAGAAATCGACATCCGTCAGTTCATGTTCACGCCGCCCTGCGCCTTGCAGAAGGCGAATGCGGGAAAACGGAATCGAGGGGGAACGGGCTCATCTGCTGGCCGGTACGTTCGGGCTGAGAAACCGCGGGGACCGCTAAAGGACCTCGCCTTCGATGCCACGTTTCGAACGGCGGCGCCTTATCAGCGTTTGCGCCGGGAGCGTTACGGTCCGAACGACAGACAGCTCACATTGTTGATAGAGCCGAGGGACTTGCGTGTGAAGGTCCGGGAAAGCAGAACTGGAACCGCGTTGTTGTTCGTTGTTGACGCAAGCGGCTCAATGAACGCGGGCAAAAGAATGAAGGCCGTCAAGGGCGCCGTGTTATCCTTGCTCCGCGATGCGTATCGGCAGCGGGACAGCGTCGGTTTGATCGCTTTTCGGGGCAGGGGGGCGGAACTTTTGCTGGGCATGACGCGCAGCGTGGAACTTGCCGAGCAAAAGCTTAAAATGATGCCGGTTGGAGGGAAAACGCCCTTATCAGCAGGGCTAATCAAAGGGTTGGAGACGATCCGGTCCGTGTCGAACAAAGGGAGCGGGCTCGTTCCGGCGATGGTTGTCATCACCGACGGGAAGGCGAACGTCAGCTTCGGATCGGGGCTTGATCCATGGCGGGAAAGCCGGATCGCCGCCCAACGCGTTGCCGCGGCAGGCGTGCGAACGCTGGTGATCGATACAGAGGAAGGATTCGTCCAGCTCGGTTACGCCCGCAAGCTGGCGGACGATTTGCAAGGCTCGTATTACCGACTGGCAGAGTTGGAAGCTGACCACATCGAACGTGCCGTACGAACTCTGGTTTAG
- a CDS encoding cobaltochelatase subunit CobN, whose protein sequence is MKLFILTSGDTTLALLSRAYRTLDQKQRSQLQLAIADLGNRNLDELRLDIEKKLPGSDLVMIDVHGVRREVVEQLTFMLGKGTVPIVPLGGNSAEILPLLRLGKLTSEHLPDPSDQGAGTSLPQDLKADYDCYLRFAEYWRGGGTSNMLGLLCLAGRAYGGCDRLPEPDDPVCVRELCIFEPREQKVYLSVSAYRFSRGYTDDRPNVALLFLGNGNPLDTADCIGQLMSKLEAFANVMPIAFPSVMNIPIDRLRDLLLGDGRRADLIVNLLPFRLGVGPGGTSAGEAEDMLKVLEAPVLHPVFLSSTTEREWRQSVSGLEPPLLLVQVVLPELDGSIETYPIAALQDEGEDAELEVPLKRLQLIPERTNRLIGRIRRWLALRSKPNHDKRLAIVCYHYPPGEGNVFGASFLDTFESVARLLTWLKQRGYNVEEMSAAKLRARFTEEGLVNSGTWTGDRASREMIRYGDPDFETKLSGRSWGKEAMVRWGRPPGDVMTENGSFLIPGIVNGDVFVGVQPTRGIHEEPEKSVHDRSLLPTHQYTAFYQWIREEFKADAVVHVGTHGTLEFQRGKESALSGDCIPDDFIGDLPNLYYYYVGNPSEAMIAKRRSHAVLIGYQAPPFTEAELYGEWRRLEALLHEYREAELQDPDRCDEILAKLKTEAKSLHLSVETPEQMEEELYRMQRSLIPSGLHVLGDGYSPEAAAAHMRFVLRHDRGNIRSLRSLLAEGRGLKAEELLSGGHAERLREIDVEADSLVETYVATKSLPPAYAGRNPEWVKSLIRSLEYGYRAYESATVNEEAESLLRALEGRYIPAKLAGDVLRTPEVLPSGRNLFQFDPSLVPSRTAAERGAAVAESSIRQYRRQHGEYPNTTAVVLWGLETSRTQGETIGQILHYMGVRIGGIGTFRTEYEVIPLSELGRPRLNVVVHMTGLFRDMFPNVLEDLNRVYRQVSELDEPDEWNWFKAHTRKVEAELLAAGYGAKQAHDLACGRMFGPAQGEYGTTVTRMIETKQWRDESELGRAYADSQQYIYSLEERGRAEPALFRSHLLAVDIVSQIRSSHEREVTDSDHYYEYFGGLSKSVELLKGRKAEIHITDTTGEQVKTEPADLAIARGVRTRLTNPKWIDALMRHPYHGTMEIARRFEYVLGLAATTGKVETWVFDQLYDVYIADEEMSREMRDNNRWAYHAMMETLLESHQRGYWQPEETVIDRLRQKYMELEGDLEDVR, encoded by the coding sequence TTGAAGCTGTTCATTTTAACGAGTGGGGACACGACTCTGGCCCTTTTGTCGAGAGCGTATCGGACGCTGGATCAGAAGCAGCGGAGTCAATTGCAGCTGGCCATCGCCGACTTGGGGAACCGAAATCTTGACGAACTGCGGCTGGACATCGAAAAAAAGCTCCCCGGAAGCGACTTGGTGATGATCGATGTGCATGGAGTCCGCCGGGAGGTGGTTGAACAACTCACCTTCATGCTGGGCAAAGGGACGGTTCCAATCGTCCCGCTGGGCGGCAATTCCGCCGAGATCCTACCTCTGCTTCGCCTCGGCAAGCTGACCTCCGAACATTTGCCGGACCCCTCGGACCAAGGTGCAGGAACTTCGCTGCCACAAGATCTCAAAGCAGATTACGATTGCTATTTGCGGTTTGCCGAATATTGGCGGGGCGGCGGTACGTCCAATATGCTCGGGCTGCTATGTCTGGCAGGCCGGGCGTACGGGGGCTGTGACCGGTTGCCGGAGCCAGACGATCCTGTTTGCGTTCGTGAATTGTGCATCTTTGAACCGAGAGAGCAGAAGGTGTATTTATCCGTGTCTGCCTACCGTTTCAGCCGCGGATACACTGACGATCGGCCGAACGTGGCCCTCCTGTTTCTCGGCAACGGAAATCCGCTGGACACTGCCGATTGTATCGGACAACTCATGAGCAAATTGGAAGCCTTCGCCAACGTCATGCCGATCGCCTTTCCTTCCGTGATGAACATCCCCATCGATCGGTTGCGCGATCTTTTGCTTGGAGACGGACGACGTGCGGATCTCATCGTCAATCTGCTGCCTTTCCGGCTTGGAGTGGGCCCTGGCGGGACTAGTGCAGGCGAGGCGGAAGACATGCTCAAAGTGTTGGAAGCCCCCGTGCTCCATCCGGTTTTCCTGTCTAGTACGACGGAAAGGGAATGGAGACAGTCCGTTAGCGGGCTGGAGCCGCCACTGCTGCTTGTCCAAGTCGTGCTTCCGGAGCTTGACGGCAGCATTGAGACGTATCCGATCGCCGCACTGCAGGATGAAGGGGAAGATGCGGAATTGGAAGTGCCCTTGAAGCGGCTGCAGCTCATTCCGGAGCGGACGAATCGGTTGATCGGACGCATTCGCCGCTGGCTGGCGTTGCGAAGCAAACCGAACCATGACAAGAGACTGGCCATTGTGTGTTATCACTATCCGCCAGGCGAAGGAAATGTCTTCGGCGCTTCCTTCCTGGACACGTTCGAATCGGTGGCCCGTTTATTGACCTGGCTCAAGCAGCGGGGATACAACGTGGAAGAGATGTCCGCAGCAAAGCTTCGCGCCCGCTTCACGGAAGAGGGTCTAGTCAATTCCGGAACGTGGACGGGCGATCGTGCGTCCAGGGAAATGATCCGTTACGGCGATCCTGATTTTGAGACCAAGTTATCCGGTCGTTCATGGGGAAAAGAGGCGATGGTCCGTTGGGGCCGACCGCCCGGTGATGTGATGACCGAGAACGGTTCGTTCCTGATTCCCGGAATTGTAAACGGCGATGTGTTTGTCGGTGTGCAGCCGACTCGGGGCATTCACGAGGAACCGGAGAAGTCGGTTCACGATCGGTCGCTGCTGCCGACGCATCAATATACGGCGTTTTATCAATGGATCCGCGAGGAGTTCAAAGCAGATGCCGTCGTGCATGTCGGCACGCACGGCACGCTGGAATTTCAGCGCGGCAAAGAATCCGCCCTGTCAGGAGACTGCATACCAGACGATTTCATCGGGGATTTGCCCAATTTGTATTACTATTACGTCGGAAATCCGTCCGAAGCGATGATCGCCAAGCGCCGCAGCCATGCGGTGTTGATCGGCTACCAGGCGCCTCCCTTTACAGAAGCTGAACTTTACGGCGAGTGGCGCCGTCTCGAAGCGCTGCTTCATGAATACCGTGAAGCCGAGCTGCAAGATCCTGACCGGTGCGATGAGATTCTCGCAAAGCTAAAGACCGAAGCGAAGTCGCTCCACTTGTCCGTCGAGACGCCGGAGCAAATGGAGGAAGAGCTGTACCGGATGCAGCGTTCCCTTATCCCGAGCGGGCTGCATGTGCTGGGAGACGGCTATTCGCCTGAAGCGGCAGCTGCTCACATGCGGTTTGTGCTGCGCCACGATCGGGGAAACATCCGCTCCTTGCGCAGCTTGCTCGCGGAAGGCAGGGGCTTGAAGGCGGAAGAACTGCTTTCCGGCGGGCATGCAGAACGGCTTCGAGAAATAGATGTCGAGGCTGACTCGCTGGTTGAAACGTATGTGGCGACGAAGTCGCTTCCGCCGGCTTACGCGGGGAGGAACCCGGAGTGGGTCAAATCGTTGATTCGTTCATTGGAGTACGGATACAGGGCTTACGAAAGCGCGACGGTCAACGAGGAGGCGGAAAGTTTGCTGCGGGCGTTGGAAGGGCGGTATATACCGGCCAAACTCGCCGGTGACGTGCTGCGCACCCCTGAGGTGCTGCCGTCCGGACGCAATCTGTTTCAATTTGACCCGAGCCTGGTTCCGAGTCGAACAGCAGCTGAAAGAGGGGCGGCGGTGGCGGAAAGTTCGATACGGCAATACCGCCGACAACACGGCGAATATCCGAACACGACGGCGGTCGTACTCTGGGGTCTGGAAACATCGCGGACGCAAGGGGAAACGATCGGTCAAATTCTTCATTACATGGGGGTTCGGATCGGCGGAATCGGTACTTTTCGCACGGAATACGAGGTGATCCCGCTCTCTGAATTAGGCAGACCGCGTCTGAACGTCGTGGTGCATATGACCGGTTTGTTCCGCGATATGTTCCCGAATGTACTGGAAGATTTAAACCGGGTCTATCGGCAGGTGTCCGAACTCGATGAACCCGACGAGTGGAATTGGTTCAAGGCGCATACGCGAAAAGTGGAGGCTGAGCTGCTCGCCGCCGGATATGGGGCAAAACAGGCCCACGACTTGGCGTGCGGCCGGATGTTCGGCCCGGCGCAAGGGGAATACGGTACAACCGTAACCCGAATGATCGAGACGAAACAGTGGCGCGATGAATCCGAGCTTGGACGGGCATACGCGGACAGCCAGCAGTATATTTACAGCTTGGAAGAGCGTGGACGGGCGGAACCGGCGCTGTTCCGTTCCCACTTGCTGGCGGTCGACATCGTATCGCAAATTCGCAGCAGTCACGAGCGGGAGGTAACGGATTCCGACCATTACTATGAATATTTCGGCGGCTTGTCCAAGTCAGTGGAGTTGTTGAAAGGCCGCAAGGCGGAAATTCACATTACGGACACGACGGGGGAGCAGGTGAAGACCGAACCGGCGGATCTTGCGATTGCGCGCGGGGTCCGCACCCGGCTGACCAACCCCAAATGGATCGACGCGTTGATGCGACATCCTTATCACGGCACGATGGAAATTGCCCGCCGGTTCGAATATGTGCTGGGCCTTGCGGCAACGACCGGAAAAGTGGAGACGTGGGTCTTTGACCAGCTGTACGACGTCTACATTGCGGATGAGGAAATGAGTCGCGAGATGCGGGACAACAACCGGTGGGCTTATCATGCGATGATGGAAACACTTCTTGAAAGTCACCAGCGGGGGTACTGGCAGCCGGAGGAAACGGTCATTGATCGCCTTCGGCAAAAATATATGGA